In Bacillus weihaiensis, the genomic stretch ATTTCTTCTAGATGTAGTAATGATTGTTGCTTCATAAAAGACATAAAATCTTCTATATCCGCTACATAATTCACAATTGTATATTGTGAATAGTTTTTCTCAATTTGTAAATATTCAACGAAGAAATTTAAATAAATCTTAACATTTCCCACCTTAAACACCTCACAAGGGCTACTAAATGTTATCACATCATTAGTAGCCCTTGCAAATTATTTCTATAAATTTTTCGAAATTTTTTGAATTGTTTCTATCGCTCGAGTAGCATGTGCCTCATTTCGTTCTTTTTTACTTTTAATTCTCTGAGGTAGCTCTGCAAATATTCCAAAATTAGCATTCATTGGTTGGAAATTATCTGCATTTGTAGTTGTAATATATCTAGCCATGCTTCCGATTGCTGTTTCATTAGGAAATTCAATCAAGTCCTTTTCTAAGATAAAATGTGCAGCATTGATTCCTGCAACTAAGCCTGAAGCAGCAGACTCAACATAACCTTCAACACCTGTCATTTGACCTGCAAAGAATAAATCTTCTCGGTTTTTATACTGGTATGTCGCTTTTAAGAGTCTCGGTGAATTAATAAATGTATTTCGATGCATTACACCGTAACGAACAACCTCAGCATTTTCTAATCCAGGTATTAATGACAATACTTCTTTTTGAGGTCCCCATTTTAAATGAGTTTGGAACCCAACAATATTGTATAAAGTTCCAGCAGCATCATCTTGTCGTAATTGCACCACTGCGTATGGTCTCTTCCCGGTTTTTGGGTCTTCTAAACCTACAGGCTTCAAAGGACCAAACAACATTGTTTTACGACCTCTTTTCGCCATTACTTCAATAGGCATACAACCTTCAAAGAAAATCTCTTTTTCAAACTCTTTTAGTGGAACTGTTTCAGCAGAAATAAGTGCTTCATAAAAACGATCAAATTCCTCTTCCGTCATTGGACAGTTTAAGTAAGCTGCTTCTCCCTTATCGTAGCGGGATTTTAGATAAACCTTATCCATATCAATGCTGTCTTTTTCTATTATTGGTGCAGCAGCATCATAAAAATAAAGATATTCTTCTCCAGTTAGAGACTTCAACTGGTCTGATAGGTTTTTTGATGTAAGTGGTCCAGTAGCAATAATTGTAGGTCCTTCAGGAATCTGTCCCATTTCTTCATTAAAGACAGTTACATTTGGATGCTCCTTAACCAACTGTGTTACCCTATCTGCAAATTCATGGCGGTCAACTGCCAAAGCTCCACCAGCTGGAACAGCACATTCATCTGCAGCTTTAATAATTACCGAATCAAGTACTCTCATTTCTTCTTTTAATACACCAACAGCATTTGTAAGTGTATTTGCCCTTAATGAATTACTGCAAACTAATTCAGCAAATTTATCAGTATGGTGTGCTGGTGTTTGTTTTACAGGTCTCATTTCATAGAGATGAACTTTAATCCCTCTCTTTGCCAATTGCCAAGCAGCTTCACTACCGGCAAGACCAGCTCCTATTACATTTACTATTTGATTATCAGTCATGTTGTATTAACCTCCGTATCCTAAACAAAATAAAACTACATCTCTTTTAAATATCTTTGATCCCTATTATCTATTCCATCCATATTAATGTGTTTTTACATAAAAACATTATGTAGG encodes the following:
- the trmFO gene encoding FADH(2)-oxidizing methylenetetrahydrofolate--tRNA-(uracil(54)-C(5))-methyltransferase TrmFO — its product is MTDNQIVNVIGAGLAGSEAAWQLAKRGIKVHLYEMRPVKQTPAHHTDKFAELVCSNSLRANTLTNAVGVLKEEMRVLDSVIIKAADECAVPAGGALAVDRHEFADRVTQLVKEHPNVTVFNEEMGQIPEGPTIIATGPLTSKNLSDQLKSLTGEEYLYFYDAAAPIIEKDSIDMDKVYLKSRYDKGEAAYLNCPMTEEEFDRFYEALISAETVPLKEFEKEIFFEGCMPIEVMAKRGRKTMLFGPLKPVGLEDPKTGKRPYAVVQLRQDDAAGTLYNIVGFQTHLKWGPQKEVLSLIPGLENAEVVRYGVMHRNTFINSPRLLKATYQYKNREDLFFAGQMTGVEGYVESAASGLVAGINAAHFILEKDLIEFPNETAIGSMARYITTTNADNFQPMNANFGIFAELPQRIKSKKERNEAHATRAIETIQKISKNL